One window of Watersipora subatra chromosome 3, tzWatSuba1.1, whole genome shotgun sequence genomic DNA carries:
- the LOC137391933 gene encoding uro-adherence factor A-like: protein MATQRSKSMYEKEKKVVKINKAKPAPNFKKLHSQWQKQFDAGVSKAKKPSTMPIGVGIPTMKEESSKLSSEAPPPKQVLSKIKPSEPVRRKVVQIKPVEHEDVCEFKADPDSLAAILDNKPTETKRQPPRLSLYDRLAIAQKHAEDHPRPSIYSRTPLKSVDNVISNGQEMTPKNTRKSIYDVLSAKQLQTTAQKTSERWKQLNSNSNKKVTWSARFVQSPTLDSLSDIPKQKLFQNDTDEMDESLLRKIELAEQRLDLENKAKTQLNATYVTRPNRDASNISLNFDDPTPLLNDTESLSITHSFKTRPDTPPPSLPHLADHRMLPRMTGVTKIMATPDGDDSVCNLLGGLKLSPQLKQTSGIKNTLEQTFDGSPALPIPMKRRKSKTQLSTCNSLQTFPAEKADFFQKTKFSDCNENLSSQLAETNHSSSNTQALEPNLVDDNKNQTENQMNNLIINPRDSCSESDASLALCSTIQTVDELIGKSRRRSQALVADFPSADPELNQELQQILAEQQKLELRKKMLEKKLMAARSACKATSQEVSARHNVLSPSRQMTGNSLEQIPSLLEEHSTLQPQCVLSGDSISETQDYGTWSVDSDRPVLANSIIISGPSEDAIIGLSHIHEEADLTFMPPPMEIKTSTGLQAISTAACKISKSKVRKSVSLMTFSPSLNPISEQFFAKLDHSSDSCVMEEIHPSSTLDKFRSSKVDSIIEAEPSIISNKPNPTMLSDSFEANNAVDDLSTSMDVSESLSLNSKTIPTSIYNQSGLSKNIAHIPAITSINHLQGCHLLASGQKMAASVSPCTLHAQSKLIGSIDSVNNGLPCEHYQSLMDQLIHETICSQKKEDIVSSTALTDKCTPRATCSDGTIKIYSCEKTPEKFSSPPNSSDTPDWLSNYKNRVRNEVKGRATPTGFRVRIGLDKYREALLDDEVSIYMCTSLVGSTESKRRLLTDPVAYSLDFGDFQHFIPISLPEELLPVEGSAFSLLGYGHVSPDEPLYGHVSPDEPLYGHVSPDEPL from the exons CCTATCGGAGTTGGTATTCCAACGATGAAAGAAGAGTCATCAAAGTTGAG TTCTGAAGCACCTCCACCGAAACAGGTGCTATCAAAAATAAAGCCCTCCGAGCCAGTCCGGAGAAAAGTTGTTCAAATCAAACCGGTAGAACACGAAG ATGTTTGCGAGTTCAAGGCTGACCCTGACTCTCTGGCAGCAATCTTAGACAACAAACCAACTGAAACAAAG AGGCAACCTCCCAGACTGTCTTTGTATGACCGACTAGCAATTGCCCAAAAACACGCAGAGGACCACCCACGGCCGTCCATCTACAGCAGAACACCTCTCAAGAGTGTGGATAATGTCATCTCTAATGGGCAAG AAATGACCCCAAAGAACACACGAAAGTCAATATATGATGTGCTGTCTGCCAAACAGCTACAAACTACAGCTCAGAAGACCTCAGAGAGATGGAAACAGTTAAAT AGTAACAGCAACAAGAAGGTCACGTGGTCAGCTCGATTTGTTCAAAGTCCAACTTTAGACTCCCTG AGTGACATTCCAAAGCAGAAACTGTTCCAAAATGATACTGATGAAATGGATGAATCATTATTAAGG AAGATTGAATTGGCAGAACAAAGGTTAGACTTGGAAAACAAAGCCAAGACTCAGTTGAATGCCACTTATGTGACTCGTCCCAATAGAGATGCCTCAAATATCTCTCTCAATTTTGATGATCCGACACCTCTGCTCAATGATACTGAAAGTTTGTCAATAACTCATTCATTTAAAACACGACCTGACACACCACCGCCCTCTCTTCCTCACTTAGCAGATCACAGGATGCTGCCACGAATGACTGGAGTGACTAAGATTATGGCGACTCCAGATGGCGATGATTCAGTTTGCAATTTGCTAGGAGGTTTGAAACTTTCTCCACAGTTAAAACAAACAAGTGGAATAAAGAATACATTAGAGCAGACATTTGATGGAAGCCCAGCTCTTCCAATACCTATGAAACGACGAAAAAGCAAGACCCAGTTATCTACTTGTAACTCACTTCAAACCTTTCCGGCAGAGAAAGCTGATTTTTTCCAGAAAACTAAATTCAGTGACTGTAATGAAAATTTGAGTTCACAACTTGCTGAAACTAACCATTCTTCATCAAATACTCAAGCTCTTGAACCAAACCTAGTAGATGACAACAAAAATCAAACGGAAAATCAGatgaataatttaataattaatccTAGAGATAGCTGTAGTGAGTCTGATGCTTCTCTGGCACTATGTAGCACTATTCAGACTGTGGATGAGCTAATCGGCAAGTCTCGTCGTCGCTCACAAGCTCTCGTTGCTGATTTTCCTTCGGCTGACCCTGAGCTAAATCAAGAATTGCAGCAAATATTAGCTGAGCAACAAAAGCTTGAACTCCGAAAGAAAATGCTAGAAAAAAAGCTAATGGCTGCTCGAAGTGCCTGCAAAGCCACATCACAGGAAGTCTCTGCACGACACAATGTCCTATCGCCATCTAGACAAATGACAGGCAATTCACTTGAACAAATACCATCTCTACTTGAAGAGCATTCTACTCTGCAACCACAATGCGTACTCTCTGGTGATAGCATTAGTGAAACACAAGATTACGGCACTTGGTCAGTGGATAGTGATCGACCAGTTCTGGCTAATTCCATCATTATATCTGGTCCCTCTGAAGACGCAATCATCGGGTTATCACACATTCATGAAGAAGCTGATTTGACCTTCATGCCTCCTCCAATGGAAATAAAAACTAGCACCGGGTTGCAAGCTATTAGTACCGCTGCTTGCAAAATTTCAAAGTCCAAAGTTAGAAAAAGCGTCAGTCTCATGACGTTTTCTCCTAGCCTAAATCCGATTTCTGAACAATTTTTCGCAAAGCTGGATCATTCATCTGATTCTTGTGTTATGGAAGAAATTCATCCAAGTTCAACCTTGGATAAATTTCGATCATCCAAGGTTGATTCAATCATTGAGGCCGAGCCCTCAATCATTAGCAACAAACCTAACCCTACTATGCTCTCCGATTCGTTCGAGGCAAATAATGCAGTAGATGACTTATCCACATCTATGGATGTCTCAGAAAGTCTATCACTAAACTCAAAAACTATACCTACATCCATCTACAATCAAAGTGGTCTGAGCAAAAATATAGCTCATATACCAGCTATTACCTCCATCAATCATTTACAAGGTTGTCACCTGTTGGCAAGTGGCCAGAAGATGGCTGCTTCAGTCAGTCCATGCACCCTCCACGCGCAATCAAAGCTCATTGGTAGTATTGACTCAGTGAACAATGGGTTACCTTGTGAGCATTATCAGTCTCTCATGGACCAACTCATACACGAGACTATATGTAGTCAGAAAAAAGAAGACATCGTATCATCTACAGCACTAACCGATAAATGCACTCCTCGAGCTACTTGCTCAGATGGAACTATAAAGATTTACAGTTGTGAAAAAACACCTGAGAAATTTAGTTCACCACCCAACAGTTCAGACACACCTGATTGGTTGAGCAACTACAAGAATCGAGTTAGAAATGAAGTGAAAG GCAGAGCAACACCAACAGGGTTCAGAGTCAGGATTGGCTTAGACAAATACAGAGAAGCTCTCCTCGATGACGAGGTCTCCATATATATGTGCACATCTCTGGTTGGGTCTACGGAAAGTAAACGAAGGCTTTTAACTGATCCAGTAGCCTACAGCTTGGATTTTGGCGATTTTCAG CATTTCATACCGATCTCTCTACCTGAAGAACTTCTACCTGTCGAAGGTTCTGCATTTTCACTACTCGGCTATGGACACGTCTCTCCTGATGAGCCTTTATATGGACACGTCTCTCCTGATGAGCCTTTATATGGACACGTCTCTCCTGATGAGCCTTTATAG